The Chelatococcus sp. HY11 genome includes a window with the following:
- the metC gene encoding cystathionine beta-lyase gives MSARQDKNAGQFATQLSTNDETIVAHAGRSSGHFGAVNTPVYHASTILFPTLAAYEQKATAPVRYGRRGTPTTAALEDAISALEGAAGTVLTPSGMSAVTTTLIAHAGQGAEFLISDAVYPPVRTFCKRLNEQFGVETVFYDPCIGQDISALVTDRTRLIWLESPGSHTFEIQDIAAITRVARARGVTTVIDNSWSGGHFLKPFRLGVDIVVHAATKYIGGHADAMLGAIACNDDNLGKIRKAISDFGLCAGPDDAYLVLRGFRTLVTRLKQHNENGLEVARWLEAHPLVERVIHPALVSHPQHALWREQFTGASGLFGFVIKCRDRAALGPMMDGLSYFGMGSSWGGFESLLIPVSLDGKREVAHPAWQGQLMRIHVGLEHPDDLIGDLDRALQRLPMADRGA, from the coding sequence GTGAGCGCTCGTCAGGACAAGAACGCCGGACAGTTCGCAACGCAGCTGAGCACGAACGACGAGACCATCGTCGCGCATGCCGGTCGGTCGAGCGGCCATTTCGGAGCGGTCAACACGCCCGTCTATCACGCGTCGACCATCCTGTTTCCGACGCTGGCAGCCTATGAGCAAAAGGCAACTGCTCCTGTTCGCTATGGTCGGCGCGGCACGCCGACAACTGCGGCCCTTGAAGACGCGATCAGCGCACTGGAGGGAGCCGCGGGAACGGTACTGACACCTTCCGGCATGAGCGCTGTCACCACGACGCTGATCGCCCATGCGGGGCAAGGCGCTGAATTCCTGATTTCGGACGCGGTGTACCCCCCGGTTCGCACGTTTTGTAAACGCCTGAACGAACAGTTCGGCGTCGAGACGGTGTTTTACGACCCCTGCATTGGGCAAGATATCTCTGCCCTCGTTACAGACCGCACACGCCTGATCTGGCTGGAGTCCCCTGGCTCCCACACCTTCGAGATCCAGGATATCGCCGCCATCACGCGGGTGGCGCGGGCGCGCGGTGTAACCACGGTCATCGACAATTCCTGGAGCGGAGGGCATTTCCTGAAGCCGTTCAGGCTCGGCGTCGACATCGTCGTCCATGCCGCGACGAAGTACATAGGCGGTCATGCTGACGCGATGCTGGGCGCGATCGCCTGTAACGACGACAATCTCGGAAAGATCAGGAAGGCGATCTCGGATTTCGGTCTCTGCGCCGGGCCTGACGACGCCTACCTCGTGCTACGGGGATTCAGGACCCTCGTCACGCGTCTGAAACAACACAACGAGAATGGCCTTGAGGTCGCGCGGTGGCTCGAGGCGCATCCGCTTGTCGAGCGCGTGATCCATCCGGCCCTGGTCAGCCATCCGCAGCACGCGTTGTGGCGCGAGCAGTTCACGGGCGCCTCGGGACTGTTCGGCTTTGTCATCAAATGCCGGGACAGGGCCGCGCTCGGGCCGATGATGGACGGGCTTAGCTACTTCGGGATGGGGTCGAGCTGGGGCGGCTTTGAAAGTTTGCTCATTCCCGTAAGTCTCGACGGCAAGAGAGAGGTCGCGCATCCAGCTTGGCAAGGCCAGCTGATGCGCATTCACGTGGGGCTGGAGCATCCCGACGACCTGATTGGAGACCTTGACCGTGCCCTCCAACGATTGCCCATGGCGGATAGGGGTGCCTGA
- a CDS encoding glutathione S-transferase N-terminal domain-containing protein — translation MKFFYANGSCALGIHILLEETGTAYEPQRLDFTKQEQRSPEYLALNPKGKVPLFQFEDGSTLSEFQAMATWLHLTHPDKRLLPADPLAAARAYELMDYTVGTVHSLGFSRISRPQNFSPAPESHEAVKAMGLKTFEQGMAWLGDKASAEGFAVGDFSIADAALFYVEFWMAERLNKPLPGHLANHYARMRERPSVQTVLKIQGFA, via the coding sequence ATGAAGTTCTTCTACGCCAACGGCTCATGCGCGCTTGGTATCCATATCCTCCTGGAGGAAACGGGCACCGCTTACGAGCCTCAAAGACTGGATTTCACCAAACAGGAGCAAAGGAGCCCCGAATACCTGGCGCTCAATCCAAAGGGCAAGGTTCCCCTTTTCCAGTTCGAGGATGGCAGCACGCTCTCCGAATTCCAGGCAATGGCCACGTGGCTGCACCTCACCCATCCCGACAAGCGGCTGTTGCCAGCCGACCCGTTGGCCGCCGCGCGCGCCTATGAACTGATGGACTACACCGTTGGGACCGTCCACAGTCTCGGCTTCTCGCGCATCTCCCGCCCGCAAAATTTTTCTCCGGCCCCCGAGAGCCACGAGGCGGTAAAGGCGATGGGTCTCAAGACCTTTGAGCAGGGCATGGCCTGGCTCGGAGATAAGGCAAGCGCCGAGGGTTTTGCCGTGGGCGATTTTTCGATAGCGGACGCGGCGCTTTTCTACGTCGAGTTCTGGATGGCCGAACGCTTGAACAAGCCGTTGCCAGGGCATCTGGCGAACCACTATGCCAGGATGAGAGAGCGACCCTCTGTCCAGACGGTCCTGAAAATTCAGGGCTTCGCCTGA